A genomic segment from Nicotiana tabacum cultivar K326 chromosome 7, ASM71507v2, whole genome shotgun sequence encodes:
- the LOC107825952 gene encoding tubby-like F-box protein 3: protein MKWGYGSKSRSRHSSVVAVAEETEGIEIDEEFIESYWANLPSELLREVLKRIEDTESKWPLRKNVVACAGVCRSWREIMKELVKTPEVSGKLTFPISVKQPGPRETLLQCFIKRNQATQTYHLYLSLTQALADDGKFLLAARKYRRPTCTDYIISLDADEMSKGGGTCIGKLRSNFLGTKFTVYDAILPYAGAKMVKSRSTRLVGSKQMNPRVPAGNYEVAHISYELNVLGARGPRRMHCVMDAIPVSSIKPGGVAPIQVDFPMGNSDSSLPLRFLRSKSNRMEKSLSGPLETQREGSLVLKNKAPRWHEQLQCWCLNFHGRVTVASVKNFQLVASPENGVAGPEHEKVILQFGKVGKDVFTMDYRYPLSAFQAFAICLSSFDTKIACE from the exons ATGAAGTGGGGTTATGGGTCTAAATCAAGATCTCGCCACAGCTCAGTGGTAGCTGTGGCAGAGGAAACAGAAGGGATTGAGATTGATGAAGAGTTTATAGAAAGCTATTGGGCTAATTTGCCTTCAGAGTTATTAAGAGAAGTTCTTAAAAGGATTGAGGATACAGAATCTAAATGGCCTTTGAGAAAAAATGTTGTGGCTTGTGCTGGAGTTTGTAGGAGCTGGAGAGAGATTATGAAGGAATTGGTAAAGACCCCTGAAGTTTCTGGCAAATTAACTTTCCCAATTTCAGTTAAGcag CCTGGTCCACGAGAGACACTCCTTCAGTGTTTTATAAAGCGAAACCAGGCAACACAAACATATCATCTTTACCTCAGTTTGACTCAAG CATTGGCTGATGATGGCAAGTTTCTCCTTGCTGCTCGGAAATACAGGAGGCCGACCTGCACTGACTACATTATATCACTAGATGCAGATGAAATGTCAAAGGGAGGTGGAACTTGTATCGGGAAACTAAG ATCAAATTTCCTTGGAACCAAGTTCACTGTGTATGATGCTATTCTACCTTATGCTGGAGCCAAAATGGTGAAGAGCCGTTCCACTAGGCTTGTGGGCTCAAAACAAATGAATCCTAGAGTGCCTGCTGGAAACTATGAAGTTGCTCATATTTCGTACGAGTTGAATGTACTTGGAGCCAG GGGGCCGAGAAGAATGCACTGTGTAATGGATGCTATCCCGGTTTCTTCCATTAAACCTGGAGGTGTAGCTCCAATACAGGTTGATTTTCCAATGGGCAATAGTGATTCCTCACTTCCACTTCGGTTTCTTCGATCCAAATCAAATCGCATGGAGAAGTCCTTATCTGGACCTTTAGAAACTCAAAGAGAAGGTTCACTTGTTCTGAAAAACAAGGCTCCCAGATGGCATGAGCAGCTCCAGTGCTGGTGCTTGAACTTTCATGGTCGCGTAACTGTCGCCTCGGTCAAGAACTTTCAGTTGGTGGCTTCTCCAGAGAATGGTGTGGCTGGACCAGAACACGAGAAAGTTATTCTGCAGTTTGGCAAAGTAGGGAAGGACGTGTTTACAATGGATTACCGCTATCCACTATCAGCATTCCAGGCATTCGCTATATGCCTTAGCAGCTTTGACACTAAAATTGCTTGTGAATGA